The genomic stretch CACTCGTGCACGCACACAGACAGCGCCCCTGGCCACGGGAcagccctgctcctccccagcGGAGGGAGGCCCCATGGCCCCCTGCTCGGACCCGGCCTGCGGGAAGGGGGCCAGGTCCCAGCGAGACCCCTGTGACCCACTCCCACAGACGCTGCAGTGGCCCTCCCAGGGAGCCGGGGCGGAATCGGGAGGTAGACTGCACGCCAGCAATGTGTACTCGGAACTCGGGCCCACCAGCTTCCCTCCTCTCGCTGCCCTTGTACAGACTGTCCATTAAAgctctgggtgtgtgtggggggctggTTGCGGGTGCCACCAGGAGCCACCCCCACGGGACTTGGGGGTCCCAGCCCCTCCCGCCCGGCCTCCACGCGTCTTCCTTCCTTCGGTGGGCTCCTGAGGGCGGGTCTGCGGAGGGCAGCCTCAGGCCGGGGAGAAGGGTCTTTGGCTTCTAGGAGGGGGAGGTATGCATGCGCAGGTGGCTGATGAGGTTGCGCTGCTGGGTGAATTTGCCCCCACAGAGCTGGCACTCATAGGGCTTCTCACCCGAGTGCACACGCATGTGCTCGGTGAGGCGGTACTGGCGCGTGAAGCGCATGCCGCACTCATCACAGGCGAACGGCTTGAGGCCCAGGTGGCTGCGCATGTGGCGCGTCATGGTGCCGCGCTGCGTGAACATCTTGCCGCAGATGTTGCAGGGGAAGGGCCGCGTCAACCAGTGCGTCTTCTCGTGCTGCCGCAGCGTGGCCGGGTCCTTGTAGGTCTTCTCACACACCGAGCACTTGAAGGGCCGGGGCTCAGCTGCATAGGCTGCGCTGGGCGCCGACAGGTCCTCGGCCTCCTCCTCGGCACCCCCACTGCCCGTCTCGTAGGCACCCTCCTCTTTGATGAACAGCtcctcctctgtgtgtgtctccacGTGGGCATTGAGTTGCTCGGAGCTGGGGAAGCCTTTGGCGCAGGGGATGCACACATATAGGTTGTCCCCATAAGACACGGTCTCGTAGCCCTCCTGCCGGTACATGTAGTGCGTGCCGGCATGGCCACTGCCCCCCTCGCTCCCGCTCTGCCCACTGTCCTCACTCCCGTCCTTGCcgttctcttcctcctccttgcaGGGGTACGGGGGCTCTGTGTAGGGCCCACTGGGGccgccccctccaacactgctgGCCAGGATGCCATTGGGAACCCTGTCCCCTAGCCCCTCGCCCTCTTCCCCTGGGCAGGGGCCCTTGGGCCCCGCTTCCCTCCGCTCAAAGGGGGACCCCACCCTGGGCTCCTTCTTGCTCCACTCCTTCTTGCGGGCCGAGTGCCGTAGGCTCTTCCGGGGCTGCCCACCGGGCCCCTCCAGCAGGCTCAGGTGGTTGTCCTCGGCCCCCTCCAGATCCATGGGCTCATTAGGGGTGCCCCCCAGCTCAGCGTAAGAGGCACTGTTGGCAACAGGAGGGGCGGAGGCTGAGAGGGGTGAGCCGTGCTGACTGTCACTCAGCTGGGCCGGGTCCTCAGGGGTCAGGGGAGGACCAGgggtggcagggggcaggggtgggctcTTCTTGGACAGGTCCAGGCCCAGCTCCTGCTCACAGCCCCCGCTGCTCCCATTGGTGCTGCAGCTGCCCAAGCCGGCCTCCCCGCTGGCTGGACAGACGGCCCGGCCCAGGCCATGGACACCCTCCTGGCTGGAGCCTCCGAGGAAGAGCTCATCATCAGAGCCTTTGGCCTGGGGGAGCTCCTGGGGGGTGTGGGCCCCCTTGCGTCCATCCACGAGCGCTGGATACCGTGCCTGGATGACAGAGGCCGTGGACAGCCGCTGGTTGCGGGGTGGCCTTCCCATGCCAGAGGCGCCCACCCGTCCAGAGCCGAAGGGCTTGCCGGCTCGCTTGAGTTTACGGCGGCAGAGCGCTGCCAACTCGGGCAGCTGGAGGTAGCTGGCGGCAGTGAGGAGAGTGCTGAAGTTGGGCTCAGCCGGCTGGTCGCTGGGCAGCAGCTTGCCCGTGTAGATGAAGTCCAGAATCTGCTGGAACACCGTGGAGCTGACCATGTCTGTGTCCAGGTTGATGAGGTTGTCATGCAGGACCAGGGATTTGAAGTAGATGCTGCTGGCGGCCAGGACATTCTTGTGGGCGCGGAAGATGGAGTTCTCCACCATGATGATGACATCACACAGGAAGCCCTTCGTCCTCTGCTGGTTCAGCTGCAGCAGGAGCTGCTTGGAGTGGCTGGGCAGCTCCATGTCGGGCCCCATGTCCCCACGCCCCGCCCACGCGTACCACCTGCAGGCAAGAGTAGGTGCATGGGCATTAGGCAAGGGCTGACAGAGTGGGGCTGTGGTGGTGCTCAGGGGAGGCCTCATTGGGCATGGGACCCAGGGAGGGAACTCACACTACCCATGGGGACTCATGCTGCCCAAAGAGGGTCATGGGCTCTGGTCCCATGTATACAGAAGCAGAAGACAATAGTCACGTGATGCCGAGCAGAGAAAATGGGATGTAACTTTGGCTCCACAGCCCAGGGCACCATCTCCACACTAAGGAAGTTGGCCGCAAGCCCACAGTGGACTCAAAAATGACAAGCAGCGGACCATGAGGTGCTGGGAAGCAGTAAGGACCGAGGTGAGCAGAAGTTCCCAGGTGGGCTCACTTCTCACATGGGCATAAACTTCCCAAAGTTTAGGACAAGCTAGAAACTGAGATTTTCAGGTTAATCCTCCCAATGCCAAATAAAGGCCCTTTTTCCTTAAATACTACATGAGCCAAATCAAATAAGCAGCCTCCACCTGTGACCTCTACCCTGCCCTGGGTGCTTCTCAAACCCTAGTGGCTTCCCCAAGCTTTCGGATTTGCCAACGTCCCAGTCCTGCCTGCAGACACTGTGGTCCAGCCGCAGTCCCTTACCAGTGCCTGCTTCCATTCCACAAGCGCCTCACCCCCCAGGAGGGCCCTGAGCACCCCAGTCCGGGTCTCTAGATGCTGAGCAGAAAAGCGGGCCTGACCAAGCCCCTGGCACCACCGGGCCCCTGGGAAAGGCAGCCAGCTGGCCTTGCCAGACCAGCACAGACACTAACTGACGTCATTAATAAACAGAGAGAGGCCTCTGACCCCCACGGGAACCGTACAGGTGGGCTTTGTAACAGCATGCACGTGGGTCACTGAGAGTGGGGTGCTCTGACCAGGCACCCACCCAAATGAGCAGCAGGACCTGAGGCACAAAGGTGTGGCTCCCTACTCCCTCCAGCCCCTCAGGGGACATGTACCCTCCCAAAGGCAACTCTGTGCTATGCAGCTGACAAAAGTGCTTTCATGTCCTCtagctcagggctcaatctctgaAAGTGACTGCTCAGAGCCTTGCCCCACTGGGACCCCTCTGCCACTACCAGTGTATCCAGTCCAGTCCTGCCTCCCTTGAGGCAGTCTAGAGAGATCACAACCCTCGCTGCCTTCCTGTAACACAAACACTTCCCATGACCCACTGCCCCATGCCTGCCCTTATTTGCAAAGACAGAGGAAAACCCTAATACCCACGTACACCCCAAAGGCACCCTCAGAACTCACTGTGAACACACATGGGTAGACAGAGCTGCAAGTTAGCACTCAGGGCCTGATGCTAGATAGTGGGCTCAGAGCCTAGATAAAGCCTGGGTCCTGAGGGAACCTACCCTCTGATGTTCCCTGCCCGTCAGCCAGCCAGGCAGGACAAAGAGT from Neovison vison isolate M4711 chromosome 3, ASM_NN_V1, whole genome shotgun sequence encodes the following:
- the HIC2 gene encoding hypermethylated in cancer 2 protein, producing the protein MVSGPLALRWYAWAGRGDMGPDMELPSHSKQLLLQLNQQRTKGFLCDVIIMVENSIFRAHKNVLAASSIYFKSLVLHDNLINLDTDMVSSTVFQQILDFIYTGKLLPSDQPAEPNFSTLLTAASYLQLPELAALCRRKLKRAGKPFGSGRVGASGMGRPPRNQRLSTASVIQARYPALVDGRKGAHTPQELPQAKGSDDELFLGGSSQEGVHGLGRAVCPASGEAGLGSCSTNGSSGGCEQELGLDLSKKSPPLPPATPGPPLTPEDPAQLSDSQHGSPLSASAPPVANSASYAELGGTPNEPMDLEGAEDNHLSLLEGPGGQPRKSLRHSARKKEWSKKEPRVGSPFERREAGPKGPCPGEEGEGLGDRVPNGILASSVGGGGPSGPYTEPPYPCKEEEENGKDGSEDSGQSGSEGGSGHAGTHYMYRQEGYETVSYGDNLYVCIPCAKGFPSSEQLNAHVETHTEEELFIKEEGAYETGSGGAEEEAEDLSAPSAAYAAEPRPFKCSVCEKTYKDPATLRQHEKTHWLTRPFPCNICGKMFTQRGTMTRHMRSHLGLKPFACDECGMRFTRQYRLTEHMRVHSGEKPYECQLCGGKFTQQRNLISHLRMHTSPS